Proteins from one bacterium genomic window:
- a CDS encoding DUF1559 domain-containing protein, translating into MPTGFTLIELLVVIAIIAILAAMLLPALSQARAKARQSVCINNLKQIYLGFSMYAADYNEIIPPRDTGLAEEFPFCFINWPNFIRPYLEPNLNKIDIINWPPPPNFYFCPESKKAKAKFLQEYPIFTPFTSYIIHTEPPDGDPIVKGKKIDGRWEDEEGNYGASNIWLLEDPHFGDWADILHSGGINKLYLDGHCKWEKIR; encoded by the coding sequence ATGCCTACGGGATTTACTTTAATTGAATTGCTTGTTGTAATTGCAATTATAGCAATTTTAGCAGCAATGCTTTTGCCCGCTTTATCACAGGCAAGGGCAAAAGCAAGACAGTCTGTATGTATAAATAATTTAAAGCAAATATATTTGGGCTTTTCAATGTATGCTGCTGATTATAATGAAATTATACCCCCAAGAGATACAGGTCTGGCAGAAGAATTTCCATTTTGTTTTATAAACTGGCCAAATTTTATAAGACCTTATTTAGAACCAAACTTAAATAAAATTGATATTATCAATTGGCCACCTCCTCCTAATTTTTATTTTTGTCCTGAAAGTAAAAAAGCAAAAGCTAAATTTCTTCAAGAATATCCTATATTCACACCTTTTACAAGTTATATTATACATACAGAACCACCAGATGGAGACCCAATAGTCAAAGGCAAAAAAATAGATGGGCGATGGGAAGATGAAGAAGGTAATTATGGGGCATCAAATATATGGTTATTAGAGGACCCTCATTTTGGCGATTGGGCAGATATTTTACATTCAGGTGGTATAAATAAACTTTATTTAGATGGACATTGTAAATGGGAGAAAATAAGATGA
- a CDS encoding DUF6263 family protein codes for MKKLLIFLSIFLITSQILISGEKEGDELLKKGIEALSQGKTENALEFFIKSTEEKANFAQGYYYIGLCYAKLGEIEKAKQNLIYAKVLTDENDFKNEITKVLEDIENGKYEKVNVVKVDEKEEQEIKEEVKSEEQKETEEKEKVKLSYKFNKGDVSYYGLNIKDKEKGKINNNPFQREQNIYIEFKEEVIDIDENGNGTTKLTLVRATYEGQDIGEKGKEAYIKFTPNGKIIESQNLQEIIDQFIKVIRKSIAGIVPGFDRIPLNIDLKKFSSNEFNAFWEVAKPILPEEEIKVGGSWETPPSGWQRDIGQKQPTKYTLKTKEGNNATIEIKMEQEENKINGEAVFDLEKGKVIKQNITVIIPKAKGSIDSKDIEKTGIMKGVPSFKMSYEIEKQTTFNMNLLNK; via the coding sequence ATGAAAAAATTATTAATTTTTTTAAGTATATTTCTAATAACTTCACAGATTTTAATATCAGGAGAAAAAGAAGGGGATGAACTACTTAAAAAGGGAATTGAAGCATTGAGTCAAGGAAAAACTGAGAATGCCTTAGAATTTTTTATTAAATCAACAGAAGAAAAAGCAAATTTTGCGCAAGGTTATTATTATATTGGTTTATGTTATGCAAAATTGGGAGAAATTGAAAAAGCAAAACAGAATTTAATTTATGCAAAAGTTTTAACTGATGAGAATGATTTTAAAAATGAAATAACAAAAGTTCTTGAAGATATAGAAAATGGGAAATATGAAAAAGTAAATGTAGTAAAAGTTGATGAGAAAGAGGAACAAGAGATTAAAGAAGAAGTAAAAAGTGAAGAACAAAAAGAAACAGAAGAAAAAGAGAAAGTTAAACTTTCTTACAAGTTTAATAAAGGAGATGTTTCCTATTATGGATTGAATATTAAAGACAAAGAAAAAGGAAAAATAAACAATAACCCTTTCCAGAGAGAGCAAAATATTTATATAGAATTTAAAGAAGAAGTAATTGATATTGATGAAAATGGAAATGGGACAACTAAATTAACATTAGTAAGAGCAACTTATGAAGGACAAGATATTGGAGAAAAAGGAAAAGAAGCATATATAAAATTTACACCTAACGGAAAAATAATTGAAAGTCAGAATTTACAGGAAATAATTGACCAATTTATAAAAGTTATTAGAAAAAGCATTGCAGGAATTGTACCTGGTTTTGATAGAATCCCTTTAAACATTGACCTTAAAAAATTCTCTTCTAATGAATTTAATGCTTTCTGGGAAGTCGCAAAGCCTATTCTTCCAGAAGAAGAAATAAAAGTTGGTGGAAGTTGGGAAACACCACCAAGTGGTTGGCAAAGAGATATTGGACAAAAACAACCAACAAAATACACCTTAAAAACAAAAGAGGGAAATAATGCAACTATTGAGATAAAAATGGAACAGGAAGAAAATAAAATAAATGGCGAGGCAGTTTTTGATTTAGAAAAAGGAAAAGTGATAAAGCAAAATATAACAGTAATAATTCCTAAGGCAAAAGGTAGTATTGACTCAAAGGATATTGAAAAAACAGGAATTATGAAAGGT
- a CDS encoding RNA polymerase sigma factor produces the protein MEINEEKQLVKEWKKGNKEALSTLFKKYLNKFSSLAAYLSNSKEDAEDLLSETFIILLEKGNKFREKSSFFTYVYSIMTKLNLKKRRSKYYKIKLRQKLEKKVKSDNNTEVEKILKLREIIEKLPQLYKEILFLRYNQDLKESEISEILKIPVGTVKSRLSKAKKVLIKFWNKK, from the coding sequence ATGGAGATAAATGAGGAAAAACAACTCGTAAAAGAATGGAAAAAAGGAAATAAAGAAGCACTATCTACGCTTTTTAAAAAATATCTTAATAAATTTTCTTCTCTTGCTGCATATCTATCAAATTCCAAAGAAGATGCTGAAGACCTTTTATCTGAAACATTTATTATACTTCTTGAAAAAGGAAATAAATTTAGAGAAAAATCATCTTTTTTTACTTATGTTTATAGTATAATGACTAAATTAAATCTAAAAAAAAGGAGAAGTAAATACTATAAGATAAAATTGAGGCAAAAATTAGAAAAAAAGGTAAAGTCAGATAATAATACCGAAGTTGAAAAAATTTTAAAATTAAGAGAAATTATTGAAAAACTTCCTCAACTTTATAAGGAAATTTTATTCTTAAGATATAATCAGGATTTAAAAGAGAGTGAAATCTCTGAAATTTTAAAAATTCCAGTTGGAACTGTGAAATCTCGTCTTTCAAAAGCAAAAAAAGTCCTGATAAAATTCTGGAATAAAAAGTGA